A single genomic interval of Saccharospirillum mangrovi harbors:
- a CDS encoding heavy metal-binding domain-containing protein encodes MLKTTTNTVEGRPIVEYLDIVVGEAILGANIFKDVFGAIRDIVGGRSAAYEREMGKARETAFADMEERAHALGANAIVGIDIDYEVVGDRGSMMMVSVSGTAVRLG; translated from the coding sequence ATGCTGAAAACCACCACCAACACCGTTGAAGGCCGACCGATTGTTGAGTATCTGGACATCGTAGTCGGTGAAGCCATTCTCGGTGCCAATATTTTCAAAGACGTTTTCGGCGCCATTCGCGACATCGTTGGCGGTCGTTCGGCGGCGTACGAACGCGAAATGGGCAAGGCGCGCGAAACCGCCTTTGCCGATATGGAAGAGCGCGCTCATGCCTTGGGTGCCAACGCCATTGTCGGCATCGACATCGATTACGAAGTGGTCGGTGATCGCGGCAGCATGATGATGGTCAGTGTCAGCGGCACCGCCGTGCGGCTGGGCTGA
- a CDS encoding ExeM/NucH family extracellular endonuclease — translation MKTQLPILALTTVLVSTAAQADLIFSEYIEGSSNNKALELTNTGASAVDLSEYRIELYSNGNLNVQSGLNLSGTLAASDDYVIANSNAVSAILDVADITSAVTNFNGNDALVLKHNGVVVDRIGQVGNADYYGGEVTLVRKAGITQGDPQYDTAFDPAEQWDSYPQNTFAYLGDAGTDNGDGGDPTLAQCGDAMTLISAIQGSGSSSPLIGQSVAIEAIVVAELQGSNEMSGFFVQEENADADGDASTSEGLFIYASTPMVSVGDKVVVNGQVDEYFGLTQLNQIAGIEICASGQTLPSAAGLSLPLAELNDLEAVEGMRVSFNQILTVNEVYQLGRYGEFMIGNGRRYIPTEVAAPGAPAIAVAEANALNALLVEDGISSQNPDPLIFPAPGLSAYNSLRIGDTLPGLTGVLNYGFGAYKVIPTVTPTFLGTNPRTLEPTATVGANLRLASFNVLNYFNGDGLGGGFPTDRGAETPLELERQQAKLIAALEALDADVIGLMEIENDGFGATSAIAQLTEALNATQIPGEEYDFVAPGVSQIGTDAIAVGLLYRPEVVSPVNMARILDSSNSPLDDEGEPLFIDDLNRPALAQSFEHAASGDRFTVVVNHFKSKGNGNCADFDDCESSDLQGAYNGARTAAAQAMVAWLAGNPTGVADADVLIMGDLNAYSMEDPVQTLADGGYHSLKANGEYSYVFDGASGNLDHALASASLAAKVLDVQDWHINTDEPLALDYNTNFKSAGQIESFYAPTPYRSSDHDPVVIDLAMNAPPVAHFKVYKILFWYLFISDSHDPDGYLTAQDWRIGNLTFSGDWKLLSVSQVKRQHSRDVTLTVTDNDGATDSRTKRL, via the coding sequence ATGAAGACCCAACTGCCGATACTGGCGCTGACAACGGTGCTGGTCAGCACCGCCGCTCAGGCCGATCTGATTTTCAGCGAGTACATCGAAGGCTCGTCGAACAACAAAGCACTGGAATTGACCAACACCGGCGCCAGCGCCGTCGATCTGTCCGAATACCGCATCGAACTCTATTCCAACGGCAATCTGAACGTGCAATCCGGGCTCAACCTGAGCGGCACTCTGGCCGCCAGCGACGACTATGTGATTGCCAACAGCAATGCCGTCAGCGCCATTCTGGATGTCGCCGACATCACCAGCGCGGTGACCAATTTCAACGGCAACGACGCCCTGGTGCTCAAACACAATGGCGTGGTCGTGGATCGCATCGGTCAGGTCGGTAACGCCGACTACTACGGCGGTGAAGTCACGCTGGTGCGCAAAGCCGGCATCACCCAGGGCGATCCGCAATACGACACCGCCTTTGACCCGGCCGAACAATGGGACAGCTACCCGCAAAACACCTTCGCCTATCTGGGCGACGCTGGCACCGACAACGGTGACGGCGGCGACCCGACACTGGCGCAATGCGGCGACGCCATGACGTTGATTTCCGCCATTCAGGGCAGCGGTTCAAGCTCGCCGTTAATCGGTCAGAGCGTCGCCATCGAAGCCATCGTCGTCGCCGAACTGCAGGGCAGTAACGAGATGAGCGGCTTCTTTGTGCAGGAAGAAAACGCCGATGCCGACGGCGACGCCAGCACCTCAGAAGGCCTGTTTATTTACGCCAGCACACCAATGGTGTCGGTCGGCGACAAGGTCGTCGTCAACGGCCAGGTCGACGAATACTTCGGGCTGACGCAATTGAACCAGATTGCCGGTATCGAGATTTGCGCCAGCGGCCAGACGCTGCCCAGCGCGGCCGGTCTGAGCCTGCCACTGGCCGAGCTGAACGATCTGGAAGCGGTGGAAGGCATGCGCGTCAGCTTCAACCAGATTCTGACCGTGAACGAGGTCTACCAACTCGGCCGCTACGGCGAATTCATGATCGGCAACGGCCGTCGCTATATCCCGACTGAAGTCGCCGCGCCGGGTGCACCAGCCATCGCCGTTGCCGAGGCCAATGCCTTGAATGCGCTGCTGGTCGAAGACGGCATCAGCAGTCAGAACCCCGATCCGCTGATTTTCCCGGCGCCGGGTCTGTCGGCGTACAACAGCCTGCGCATCGGCGACACCCTGCCCGGCCTGACCGGCGTGCTGAACTACGGCTTCGGCGCTTACAAAGTGATTCCGACGGTCACGCCGACCTTCCTCGGCACCAACCCGCGCACGCTGGAACCGACCGCCACCGTCGGCGCCAACCTGCGTCTGGCCAGCTTCAACGTGCTCAATTATTTCAACGGTGACGGCCTCGGCGGCGGCTTCCCGACCGACCGTGGCGCCGAAACGCCGCTGGAACTGGAACGCCAGCAGGCCAAGCTGATTGCCGCGCTGGAAGCCTTGGATGCCGACGTCATCGGCCTGATGGAAATTGAAAACGACGGCTTCGGCGCCACCAGCGCCATCGCCCAGTTGACCGAAGCGCTGAACGCCACCCAGATTCCCGGCGAGGAATACGATTTCGTCGCCCCGGGCGTCAGCCAGATTGGCACCGATGCCATTGCCGTTGGCCTGCTGTATCGGCCGGAAGTGGTTTCGCCGGTTAACATGGCGCGCATTCTCGACAGCAGCAATTCACCGCTGGACGACGAAGGCGAGCCGCTGTTCATCGACGATCTGAACCGGCCGGCGCTGGCGCAAAGTTTCGAACACGCCGCCAGTGGCGACCGCTTCACCGTGGTGGTCAACCACTTCAAGTCGAAGGGCAACGGCAACTGCGCCGACTTCGACGACTGTGAGTCCAGTGACCTGCAAGGCGCCTACAACGGTGCCCGCACCGCCGCAGCCCAAGCCATGGTCGCCTGGCTCGCCGGCAACCCGACCGGCGTTGCCGATGCCGACGTACTGATCATGGGCGACCTGAACGCCTATTCCATGGAAGACCCGGTGCAGACATTGGCCGACGGCGGTTACCACTCACTGAAAGCCAACGGCGAATACTCCTACGTCTTTGACGGCGCCAGCGGCAACCTCGACCACGCTCTGGCAAGCGCCAGCCTGGCCGCCAAAGTGCTGGATGTGCAGGACTGGCACATCAACACCGACGAACCGCTGGCGCTGGATTACAACACCAACTTCAAGTCCGCCGGCCAGATTGAAAGCTTCTACGCGCCGACGCCCTATCGCTCGTCCGACCACGACCCGGTGGTGATCGATCTGGCGATGAACGCGCCGCCCGTGGCGCACTTCAAGGTGTACAAGATTCTGTTCTGGTACCTGTTCATCAGCGACAGCCACGACCCGGACGGTTACCTCACCGCCCAGGATTGGCGGATTGGCAACCTGACCTTCAGTGGCGATTGGAAACTGCTGTCCGTCAGCCAGGTGAAACGCCAGCACAGCCGTGACGTCACCCTGACCGTCACCGATAACGACGGCGCGACCGACAGCCGCACCAAACGGCTGTAA
- a CDS encoding TIGR00730 family Rossman fold protein produces MHITVFCGSKPGSDPAFVQSAQQLGERLAQRGHHLVYGGAKVGLMGAVANAVLAGGGEVIGAIPKALVSKEVAHDGLTHLHIVDTMHERKAILSGEADAFVALPGGPGTMEELFEVWTWRMLGYHNKPVALFNLNGYYDPLLAMIERMIQQEFAWSDLTASLIVTDNVDDLLDRLEAYPA; encoded by the coding sequence ATGCATATTACGGTATTTTGCGGATCCAAACCCGGTTCAGACCCGGCCTTTGTGCAATCGGCTCAGCAGTTGGGTGAACGCTTGGCGCAACGCGGCCATCATCTGGTGTACGGCGGTGCCAAGGTAGGCTTGATGGGTGCGGTCGCCAATGCCGTTCTGGCCGGCGGCGGTGAGGTGATTGGCGCCATTCCCAAGGCGTTGGTGTCGAAGGAAGTTGCGCACGACGGCCTGACGCACTTGCACATCGTCGACACCATGCACGAACGCAAAGCCATTCTCTCCGGCGAAGCCGACGCCTTTGTCGCCCTGCCCGGCGGCCCCGGCACGATGGAGGAACTGTTCGAAGTCTGGACCTGGCGCATGCTCGGCTACCACAACAAGCCGGTCGCGCTGTTCAACCTCAACGGCTATTACGACCCGCTGCTGGCGATGATTGAACGCATGATTCAGCAAGAATTCGCCTGGTCCGATTTAACCGCCAGTTTGATTGTGACCGATAACGTCGACGACCTGCTCGACCGTTTGGAGGCGTATCCGGCATGA
- a CDS encoding universal stress protein produces the protein MANDNNNKNLTGNILTCIDASKFSGAVCDYAVWMHQRIGAPVLLLHNLEQGPMIVPNDYSGTIGLGSRETLMQELTDIEAERSRLLLEQGKLMLSAARDRLQQAGVAEPQLKQRHGGLTESLIELEDDIRVLVLGIRGEERGDDDRHLGGHLESILRSLHKPVLVVNSEFTEPKRVMLAYDGSDASGKALDMLATRPLFNGLEIHLVTVGEDPGTAQSLQQAATLKLRDAGHNVTAVTLGGKPSEELVRYQADHDIDLTLMGAFSHTRLRDLVLGSLTVKMLLRANKPLLLLR, from the coding sequence ATGGCTAATGACAACAATAATAAGAACCTGACCGGCAACATTCTGACCTGCATTGACGCTTCAAAATTCAGCGGCGCGGTGTGTGATTACGCCGTCTGGATGCACCAACGCATCGGCGCGCCGGTGCTGTTGCTGCACAACCTGGAACAAGGCCCGATGATCGTGCCCAACGATTACAGCGGCACCATCGGCTTAGGCAGCCGCGAAACCTTGATGCAGGAATTAACCGACATTGAAGCCGAGCGCAGTCGCTTATTGCTGGAGCAGGGCAAGTTGATGCTCAGCGCCGCGCGTGACCGCCTGCAACAGGCCGGTGTCGCCGAGCCGCAACTGAAACAACGCCACGGCGGCTTAACCGAATCGCTGATCGAACTGGAAGACGACATTCGCGTGCTGGTGCTCGGCATTCGCGGCGAAGAACGCGGTGACGACGACCGCCATCTGGGCGGCCATCTGGAAAGTATTCTGCGCTCGCTGCACAAGCCGGTGCTGGTGGTGAACAGCGAATTCACCGAGCCCAAGCGCGTCATGCTGGCCTACGACGGCAGCGACGCCTCAGGCAAAGCGCTCGACATGCTCGCTACGCGGCCACTGTTCAACGGTCTGGAAATTCATCTGGTCACGGTGGGCGAAGATCCGGGCACGGCGCAATCGCTGCAACAGGCGGCAACGCTGAAACTGCGCGACGCCGGTCACAACGTTACCGCTGTCACTTTAGGCGGCAAACCCAGCGAAGAACTAGTGCGCTATCAGGCCGATCACGACATCGACCTGACCTTGATGGGCGCGTTCAGCCACACCCGCTTGCGCGATCTGGTATTGGGCAGCCTGACGGTGAAAATGCTGTTGCGTGCGAATAAGCCGCTGTTGTTGTTGAGATAA
- a CDS encoding putative RNA methyltransferase produces the protein MPIDAFDALACPLDGEALHRHDNAWVCPQGHSYDQARQGYTHLLPVQHKRSKEPGDSKAMVEARQRFLAAGHYQPVVELIARLCCPNPLPETTFNILDAGCGEGYYLREFSLLVPESMRVAMAGLDISKPATLAAAKQDKRPTWLVASNAHLPVQDASLDRLLCIFGFPVASEFARVLKPEGRLIQVDPGPMHLHELRTLLYQQVETELEPKAPDLDGFRLVEEDEVSYRFHLTRADDIQDLLMMTPHGHRASAEGRARVAQLSELELTAEVFVRVYEPLVG, from the coding sequence ATGCCCATTGATGCCTTTGACGCCCTGGCCTGTCCGCTGGATGGCGAAGCCCTGCACCGGCACGACAACGCCTGGGTTTGTCCGCAAGGCCACAGTTACGACCAGGCGCGTCAGGGCTACACCCATCTGCTGCCGGTGCAGCACAAACGCTCCAAAGAGCCGGGCGATTCCAAAGCCATGGTCGAGGCGCGCCAGCGCTTTCTGGCGGCCGGTCACTACCAGCCGGTGGTGGAGCTGATCGCACGACTGTGTTGCCCGAACCCCTTGCCAGAAACGACTTTCAACATCCTCGATGCCGGCTGCGGTGAGGGTTATTACCTGCGCGAATTTTCACTGCTGGTGCCGGAGTCGATGCGCGTCGCCATGGCCGGTCTGGACATCTCCAAACCCGCAACCCTGGCCGCCGCCAAACAAGACAAACGTCCCACCTGGCTGGTTGCCAGCAACGCACACCTGCCAGTGCAGGACGCCAGCCTGGACCGGCTGCTGTGCATCTTTGGCTTCCCGGTCGCTTCGGAATTTGCACGAGTGTTGAAACCGGAAGGCCGGCTGATTCAGGTCGATCCAGGCCCGATGCATCTGCACGAACTGCGCACACTGTTGTACCAGCAAGTTGAAACCGAACTGGAACCCAAAGCACCAGACTTGGACGGCTTCCGATTAGTCGAAGAAGATGAAGTGAGTTACCGCTTCCATCTGACCCGCGCCGATGACATTCAGGACTTACTGATGATGACGCCGCACGGCCATCGCGCCTCAGCCGAAGGCAGGGCTCGGGTGGCGCAGTTGTCGGAACTGGAATTGACGGCGGAAGTGTTTGTGCGGGTGTATGAGCCGTTGGTGGGATAA
- a CDS encoding SulP family inorganic anion transporter encodes MLFLSRRQDWFGNLRGDLLAGIVVALALIPEAIAFSTIAGVDPKVGLYASFCIAVITAVTGGRPGMISAATGAMALLMVTLVKEHGLQYLLAATLLTGVLQIIAGYLRLGSLMRFVSRSVVTGFVNALAILIFMAQLPELTGVTWHVYAVTAAGLAIIYGFPYLNKTIPSPLVTILFLTGVVVWLDLDIRTVGDLGQLPDALPVFLWPQVPLNFETLAIIFPYSASLAVVGLLESLMTATIVDDLTDTSSDKNRECKAQGLANLGAGVLGGMAGCAMIGQSVINVKSGGRGRLSTLTAGIVLLLLVVFLKDWVSMIPMAALVAVMIMVSIGTFNWGSVRDLKKLPLSTNLVMITTVVVVVWTHNLAFGVLAGVLLASLLFANKVGHFMYVRSEYDDASDTRTYQVVGQVFFTSAEKFIAAFDFKEAVERVVIDLSRAHFWDVTAVGALDKVVIKFRREGATVDVIGLNDASETIVDRFGVHDKPDEIDKVLGAH; translated from the coding sequence ATGCTGTTTTTATCCCGCCGTCAGGACTGGTTTGGCAATCTGCGCGGCGACTTGCTCGCCGGCATCGTCGTCGCTCTGGCGCTGATCCCCGAAGCCATCGCTTTCTCCACCATTGCTGGCGTTGATCCCAAAGTCGGCCTGTATGCGTCGTTTTGCATCGCGGTCATCACCGCCGTCACTGGCGGTCGCCCCGGCATGATTTCTGCCGCCACTGGCGCCATGGCGTTGTTGATGGTCACGCTGGTGAAAGAACACGGCCTGCAATATTTGCTGGCGGCGACCTTGCTGACCGGCGTGTTGCAGATTATCGCCGGCTACTTGCGGCTGGGCTCGTTGATGCGGTTTGTGTCGCGCTCGGTGGTCACAGGATTCGTCAACGCGCTTGCGATTTTGATTTTTATGGCGCAGTTGCCGGAACTGACTGGCGTCACCTGGCATGTGTACGCGGTCACCGCCGCTGGCCTGGCGATCATTTACGGCTTTCCTTATCTGAACAAAACCATTCCTTCGCCGCTGGTTACCATTCTGTTTTTGACGGGCGTGGTGGTTTGGCTCGATCTGGACATTCGCACCGTTGGCGATCTGGGTCAGTTGCCCGACGCCTTGCCGGTGTTCCTGTGGCCGCAGGTGCCGCTGAACTTCGAAACGCTGGCGATTATCTTCCCGTATTCGGCGAGTCTGGCCGTGGTGGGTTTGCTGGAATCGCTGATGACGGCGACCATCGTCGACGATCTGACCGATACCAGCAGTGACAAAAACCGCGAATGCAAAGCCCAGGGCCTGGCGAATCTGGGTGCCGGAGTGCTCGGCGGTATGGCCGGTTGCGCCATGATCGGCCAGTCGGTGATCAACGTGAAATCCGGTGGCCGTGGTCGCTTATCGACGCTGACGGCGGGCATTGTTTTACTGCTGCTGGTCGTCTTCCTGAAAGACTGGGTGTCGATGATTCCAATGGCCGCGCTGGTGGCGGTGATGATCATGGTGTCGATCGGCACCTTTAACTGGGGCTCGGTGCGCGATCTGAAAAAACTGCCGTTATCGACCAATCTGGTGATGATCACCACCGTGGTCGTGGTGGTCTGGACGCACAATCTGGCCTTTGGTGTACTGGCCGGCGTGTTGTTGGCGAGCCTGCTTTTCGCCAACAAGGTCGGCCACTTTATGTACGTCCGTTCGGAGTACGATGACGCCAGCGACACCCGAACGTATCAGGTGGTCGGCCAGGTGTTTTTCACTTCGGCGGAAAAATTCATCGCCGCCTTTGATTTCAAAGAGGCGGTTGAGCGGGTGGTGATCGATTTGAGCCGAGCGCATTTTTGGGACGTCACCGCCGTCGGCGCGCTCGATAAAGTGGTCATCAAATTCCGCCGCGAAGGCGCGACGGTGGATGTAATCGGCCTGAACGACGCCAGCGAAACCATCGTCGACCGCTTCGGCGTGCACGACAAACCCGATGAAATCGACAAAGTTCTGGGAGCCCATTAA
- a CDS encoding AraC family transcriptional regulator has product MVDPLSEVISLLQPRAVFSKIISGAGVWAVRYAAYDQPSFSAVLEGRCRLQVADQPPITLEAGDFVLMPSTPGFVMSGFEPTQAEFIDPKLAPAPPGEVRHGRQDGPPDVRMLGGSFVFGSPDSALLVSLLPLLLHVRAIDRLPVLVQLVRDESLAQRPGRELVLARLVEVLLVEALRANTADDAPVGLLRGLADSKLAAAMRALHAEPARAWTVEALAAKAALSRSAFFERFSREVGVPPMEYLLAWRMSLAKDLLRRSDMAIATVAQQVGYGSASTFSTAFSRHVGQPPGRFARMQA; this is encoded by the coding sequence ATGGTCGATCCTTTATCGGAAGTTATTAGCCTGCTGCAACCGCGGGCCGTGTTCAGCAAGATCATCAGTGGCGCTGGCGTCTGGGCGGTGCGTTACGCCGCCTATGACCAGCCCAGTTTCAGCGCGGTGTTGGAAGGCCGCTGTCGGTTGCAGGTGGCTGATCAGCCACCCATTACTCTGGAAGCAGGCGACTTTGTGCTGATGCCTTCCACTCCGGGCTTTGTGATGTCGGGGTTTGAGCCAACGCAGGCTGAATTTATCGACCCCAAGCTGGCGCCGGCGCCACCTGGAGAAGTGCGTCATGGCCGCCAGGATGGCCCGCCGGACGTGCGCATGCTCGGCGGCAGCTTTGTGTTCGGCTCGCCGGACTCGGCCTTGTTGGTGTCTCTGTTGCCGCTGTTGCTGCACGTACGGGCCATCGATCGGTTGCCGGTCTTGGTGCAGTTGGTGCGCGACGAATCGTTAGCGCAGCGACCTGGGCGTGAGCTGGTGTTGGCGCGACTGGTCGAAGTCTTGTTGGTTGAAGCCTTGCGCGCCAATACGGCGGACGACGCCCCGGTTGGGTTGTTGCGCGGCCTGGCCGACAGCAAACTGGCCGCGGCCATGCGCGCACTGCACGCCGAACCGGCACGTGCCTGGACGGTAGAAGCGTTGGCGGCCAAAGCCGCGTTGTCGCGGTCGGCCTTCTTCGAACGTTTCAGCCGGGAAGTCGGCGTACCGCCAATGGAGTATTTGCTGGCCTGGCGCATGTCGCTGGCTAAAGATTTATTGCGCCGCTCGGACATGGCCATCGCCACCGTTGCGCAACAAGTCGGCTACGGCTCGGCCAGCACCTTCAGCACGGCGTTCAGCCGACACGTGGGTCAGCCGCCTGGGCGGTTTGCGCGAATGCAGGCATAA
- a CDS encoding SDR family oxidoreductase, with product MKTVLITGCSSGYGLETARYFHDQGWNVIATMRTPRPELLPESPRMRVIALDVTRADSIAAALEQAGPIDVLVNNAGVGLFGAFEATPMTTIADVFATNTFGVMAMNQAVIPQFRERRSGVIVNVTSSATLAPFPLVAVYTASKTAIEGFTESLALELAGFNVQAKLVEPGYGPSTQFAANGAERMAGLVTEPYAPFAEQIFASLGQSMAVTEAIDVAQGVFRAATDTTGQLRFPAGADAVALAQAS from the coding sequence ATGAAAACCGTTCTGATCACCGGCTGCTCATCAGGCTACGGCCTGGAAACCGCCCGTTATTTCCACGACCAAGGCTGGAATGTCATTGCCACCATGCGCACACCGCGCCCCGAGTTGCTGCCCGAATCGCCCCGGATGCGAGTGATTGCACTGGATGTCACCCGCGCCGACAGCATCGCTGCCGCATTGGAACAAGCCGGCCCGATTGATGTGCTGGTCAACAACGCCGGCGTCGGTTTGTTCGGTGCCTTTGAAGCCACGCCCATGACGACCATTGCGGACGTGTTCGCTACCAATACCTTCGGCGTCATGGCAATGAACCAGGCGGTGATTCCGCAGTTCCGGGAGCGCCGCTCGGGCGTGATCGTCAACGTCACTTCAAGCGCAACCTTGGCGCCCTTCCCGCTGGTCGCCGTCTACACCGCGAGCAAAACCGCTATCGAAGGCTTCACCGAATCGCTGGCGCTGGAACTGGCCGGCTTTAATGTGCAAGCCAAACTGGTTGAACCCGGCTACGGCCCGTCTACCCAGTTCGCCGCCAACGGCGCTGAGCGTATGGCCGGTCTGGTCACCGAACCCTACGCACCCTTCGCCGAGCAGATCTTTGCCAGCCTGGGGCAATCCATGGCGGTGACCGAAGCCATCGACGTCGCCCAAGGCGTCTTCCGCGCCGCGACCGACACCACCGGCCAGCTTCGCTTTCCCGCCGGGGCTGATGCGGTGGCGTTAGCTCAGGCGAGCTGA
- the aceF gene encoding pyruvate dehydrogenase complex dihydrolipoyllysine-residue acetyltransferase has product MATEIIKVPDLGMDAATIIEISVKPGDVIAEDDTLIVLESDKASMDVPASKGGTVKEIKVKEGDSVSEGDEILYLDVEGSSDSAAPAPAAAPEAKAEAAPAPASAASSEVRAVKVPDIGMDKASIIEIHVKVGDTIAEEDTLVTLESDKASMDVPTDTAGEVVSVQVKEGDDVSEGTVLIEVKTAGGAAAPATAASAPAPAAAPASSGGETRQVKVPDIGMDKASIIEIHVKPGDTIAEEDTLVTLESDKASMDVPSDTAGEVLAVKVNVGDDVSEGTVLIDIKTSGDASAPAPAAAAPAESKPAPKAAAEPQAPTLASAHEAELTRPSKDIHAGPSVRKLAREFGVDLALVPGSGPKGRIVKDDVAAWVKKRLAEPAAGATGGSGIPPIPDQDYSKFGEVEIKELSRIQQITAANMWRNWVNIPHVTQFDEADVTDTEAFRNSLKPEMEKRGVKISPLAFIVKACAAALVEFPNFNVSLMADGKRYVQKHYVNIGVAVDTPNGLIVPVIKDADKKSIWQIAEEIIDYAKRGRDGKVKADEMKGGCFSVSSLGGLGGTAFTPIVNAPEVAILGVSKNQVKPFWTGKEFVPRTFTPLSLSYDHKAVNGADAAKFTTYLTQVLADVRRLVL; this is encoded by the coding sequence ATGGCAACTGAAATTATCAAGGTACCCGATCTGGGTATGGACGCGGCGACCATCATTGAGATCAGCGTCAAACCCGGCGATGTGATCGCCGAAGACGACACGCTGATCGTGCTGGAGTCGGACAAGGCGTCCATGGACGTACCCGCCTCCAAAGGCGGCACCGTCAAAGAAATTAAGGTCAAAGAAGGCGATTCCGTTTCCGAAGGCGACGAAATCCTTTATCTGGACGTCGAAGGCAGCAGCGACAGCGCTGCCCCTGCGCCCGCCGCCGCTCCGGAAGCCAAGGCTGAAGCCGCCCCAGCACCGGCCAGTGCAGCCAGCAGCGAAGTCCGCGCGGTCAAAGTACCGGACATCGGCATGGATAAAGCCAGCATCATCGAGATTCACGTCAAAGTCGGCGACACCATCGCCGAAGAAGACACCCTGGTGACGCTGGAATCCGACAAGGCCAGCATGGACGTACCGACCGACACCGCTGGTGAAGTGGTCTCAGTCCAGGTCAAAGAAGGCGACGACGTCTCCGAAGGCACCGTGCTGATCGAAGTCAAAACCGCCGGCGGCGCTGCAGCGCCCGCTACGGCTGCCAGTGCTCCGGCTCCGGCCGCCGCACCAGCCAGCAGCGGTGGCGAAACGCGTCAGGTCAAAGTGCCGGACATCGGCATGGACAAAGCCAGCATCATCGAGATTCACGTCAAGCCCGGCGACACCATCGCCGAGGAAGACACCCTGGTGACGCTGGAATCCGACAAGGCCAGCATGGACGTACCGTCCGACACCGCCGGTGAAGTATTGGCGGTCAAGGTCAACGTCGGTGACGACGTGTCCGAAGGCACCGTGCTGATCGACATCAAAACCAGTGGCGACGCCAGTGCTCCGGCACCGGCCGCAGCGGCTCCTGCTGAATCCAAGCCGGCACCGAAAGCGGCTGCCGAACCACAGGCACCGACACTCGCCAGCGCCCACGAAGCCGAACTGACACGGCCGTCGAAAGACATTCACGCCGGCCCGTCAGTGCGCAAACTGGCGCGCGAATTTGGTGTCGATCTGGCGCTGGTTCCGGGTTCCGGTCCGAAAGGCCGCATCGTCAAAGACGACGTCGCTGCCTGGGTCAAGAAGCGCCTGGCCGAACCGGCTGCGGGTGCTACCGGCGGTTCCGGCATTCCGCCGATTCCGGATCAGGACTACAGCAAATTCGGCGAAGTCGAAATCAAGGAACTCAGCCGGATTCAGCAGATCACTGCGGCCAACATGTGGCGCAACTGGGTCAACATTCCGCACGTGACCCAATTCGACGAAGCCGATGTCACCGACACCGAAGCCTTCCGCAACTCGCTGAAACCGGAAATGGAAAAACGCGGCGTCAAGATCAGCCCGCTGGCCTTTATCGTCAAAGCCTGTGCTGCGGCGTTGGTCGAATTCCCGAACTTCAACGTCTCGCTGATGGCCGATGGCAAACGCTACGTGCAGAAGCACTACGTCAACATCGGTGTCGCCGTCGACACGCCGAACGGCCTGATCGTTCCGGTGATCAAAGACGCCGACAAGAAGTCGATCTGGCAGATTGCCGAAGAAATCATCGACTACGCCAAACGCGGCCGCGATGGCAAAGTAAAAGCCGACGAGATGAAAGGCGGCTGCTTCAGCGTCTCCAGCCTCGGCGGCCTGGGCGGTACCGCCTTCACGCCAATCGTCAACGCGCCGGAAGTGGCCATCCTGGGTGTTTCCAAAAACCAGGTGAAACCGTTCTGGACCGGCAAAGAGTTCGTGCCGCGCACCTTCACACCGCTGTCGTTGTCGTACGACCACAAAGCGGTCAATGGTGCCGACGCCGCCAAGTTCACCACCTACCTGACTCAGGTATTGGCGGACGTGCGTCGTCTGGTGCTCTGA